One Myotis daubentonii chromosome 3, mMyoDau2.1, whole genome shotgun sequence genomic window carries:
- the LOC132229239 gene encoding 5-hydroxytryptamine receptor 3C-like isoform X2: protein MEGGWSGRGGFLLCLTASLLLQGRTNTFTINCSGFDQHGVDPLAFRTVFKQKDFRPVINYSIPTQVNISFTLSAILEVDAQLQLLTSFLWLDLTWNNPFISWDPEECGHINKLTVTTENLWLPDIFIVESMDVDHTMEGLSAYVTSDGHIVHSKPMRVASICRLDIFYFPFDQQNCTFTFSSFLYTVENMLLGMEKEVWEIAATSRDIVSTQGQWELLDINKAKPNMSVGSSLFDQIMFYVAIRRRPRRYIINLLVPSSFLVVIDALSFFLPAESENRAPFKITLLLGYNVFLLMMNKLLPVSGTPLISVYFALCLSLMVVSLLETIFITYLLHLANTQPPSMPGWLHSLLLYCTSPKIFCPTAIWKENVGPELTPTHLPGLTEPRELVGKNLEPREAELNGDSGMTKTQLTDLWVQFSHMMDTFLFRLYLLFLASTIITVIVLWNS from the exons ATGGAAGGGGGGTGGTCCGGTAGGGGGGGATTCCTCCTTTGCCTCACTGCCAGCCTTCTGCTTCAAG gaaGGACGAACACTTTCACCATCAACTGCTCAGGTTTTGATCAGCATGGGGTGGACCCTCTTGCCTTCCGAACTGTATTTAAACAGAAGGACTTCCGTCCAGTCATCAATTACAGCATCCCTACTCAGGTCAACATCTCCTTCACTCTGTCTGCCATCCTGGAAGTG GATGCACAACTTCAGCTGCTGACATCATTTCTGTGGTTAGATTTG ACCTGGAATAACCCATTCATCAGCTGGGACCCAGAAGAATGTGGTCACATCAATAAACTCACTGTGACAACTGAGAACCTGTGGCTCCCAGACATCTTCATTGTGGAATC CATGGATGTGGATCATACCATGGAAGGCCTCTCGGCGTATGTGACTAGTGATGGTCACATTGTACATAGCAAACCAATGCGGGTGGCCAGCATCtgtagactggacatcttctacTTCCCCTTTGACCAGCAGAACTGCACGTTCACCTTTAGCTCTTTCCTCTACACAG TGGAAAACATGTTGCTGGGCATGGAAAAGGAAGTCTGGGAGATAGCGGCTACCTCGCGTGACATTGTCAGCACACAAGGGCAGTGGGAGCTCCTGGACATCAACAAAGCCAAACCAAATATGTCTGTGGGCTCTAGTCTCTTTGACCAGATCATGTTCTAT gTGGCCATCAGGCGCAGACCCAGACGCTATATCATAAACCTTCTGGTGCCCAGTAGCTTTCTGGTGGTCATTGATGCCCTCAGCTTCTTCCTGCCAGCAGAAAGCGAGAATCGTGCCCCATTCAAGATAACCCTTCTGCTGGGCTACAACGTCTTCCTGCTCATGATGAATAAACTACTCCCTGTCAGCGGCACCCCCCTCATCA GTGTCTACTTTGCCCTGTGCCTGTCACTGATGGTGGTCAGCTTGCTGGAGACCATCTTTATCACCTACCTGCTGCACCTGGCCAACACCCAGCCCCCATCCATGCCTGGGTGGCTCCACTCTCTGCTCCTCTACTGCACCAGCCCCAAGATATTCTGCCCCACTGCAATCTGGAAGGAGAATGTGGGTCCAGAACTCACCCCAACCCACCTGCCTG GCCTGACAGAGCCCAGGGAGTTGGTAGGGAAGAATCTGGAGCCCAGAGAAGCAGAGCTAAATGGGGACTCAGGAATGACAAAGACACAGCTAACTGACCTGTGGGTACAGTTCAGCCACATGATGGACACCTTCCTCTTTCGCCTCTACCTGCTCTTCTTGGCCTCCACAATCATCACAGTCATTGTCCTCTGGAATTCCTAG
- the LOC132230164 gene encoding HIV Tat-specific factor 1 homolog, translated as MSGNNLDEKDDFDEQLRMQKLYGDTKDGDTQKDPSRETNSFRQQPDDTPYEWDLDKKAWFPKITEDFIATYQANYGFPNDGVSSSTANVQDVSSRPAEETLQRKSSEPSDPKNRGEKRKAELGWFHVEEDRNTNVYVSGLPSDITLDEFIQLMSKFGIIMRDPQTEEFKVKLYKDNQGNLKGDGLCCYLKRESVDLALKLLDEDEIRGHKLHVEVARFQLKGEYDASKKKKKCKDYKKKLSLQQKQLDWRPERRDGPSRMRRERVVIIKNMFHPMDFEDDPLVLNEIREDLRVECSKFGQIRKLLLFDRHPGGVASVSFRDPEEADYCIQTLNGRWFGGRQITAQVWDGTTDYQVEETEREREERLKGWEAFLNAPEANKGLGCSKSICASERAGPSRGRHFSEHPSSSKMKAQEAATQMESEEPIDEKFEKTKDGGEFEEDAKESDLKREAEECYPQKESERRYEDGCPQRDRRDCLEKESGEGSPKKELEEVSPKKEAKVNGPGRESKKRLKNDFEENGFEKESKEDGPKKESEEENAPQKEFEENELEREPEEDCSEKLFEDGPEKESEENGPQKEFDENGSDKEFNENVLEKELEENDSEKSEFEDDNSEKVFDEEGSETDFYEESDEMEGEGDTYEKVFDEESDEKEEEEDADEKEEGDDADEKMFEYSDEKEDEVDAKEDEDGIDENMFEDGDANEKLFVEDSCEKLFDDSDENGTVGGLGHVQEEGALSTGSSFILSGDDDDDDDDDI; from the coding sequence ATGAGCGGCAACAACTTGGATGAGAAAGATGACTTTGATGAGCAGTTGCGAATGCAAAAGTTGTATGGAGACACTAAGGATGGAGATACCCAGAAAGATCCCAGTAGAGAAACCAATTCTTTCAGGCAGCAGCCAGATGACACCCCCTATGAGTGGGACCTGGATAAGAAGGCTTGGTTCCCCAAGATCACTGAAGATTTCATTGCTACATATCAGGCCAATTATGGCTTTCCTAATGATGGTGTGTCTAGCTCTACTGCAAATGTTCAAGATGTTAGTAGTAGGCCTGCAGAGGAAACTCTGCAAAGAAAATCTTCTGAACCCAGTGATCCCAAAAataggggagaaaagagaaaggctGAATTAGGATGGTTTCATGTTGAAGAAGACAGAAATACAAATGTATATGTGTCTGGCTTGCCTTCAGACATTACACTGGATGAATTTATACAGCTCATGTCCAAGTTTGGCATTATTATGAGAGATCCTCAAACAGAAGAATTTAAAGTCAAGCTTTACAAAGATAATCAAGGAAATCTTAAAGGAGATGGGCTTTGCTGTTATTTGAAGAGGGAATCTGTGGATCTTGCATTAAAACTTTTGGATGAAGATGAAATTAGAGGCCACAAATTACATGTCGAGGTGGCAAGGTTTCAACTGAAGGGGGAATATGATGCctctaagaagaagaagaagtgcaAGGATTACAAGAAAAAGCTATCTCTGCAACAAAAGCAGTTGGATTGGAGACCCGAGAGAAGGGATGGGCCATCCCGAATGCGCCGCGAGCGAGTTGTCATCATCAAAAATATGTTTCATCCCATGGATTTTGAGGATGATCCATTGGTGCTGAATGAGATCAGAGAAGATCTTCGAGTAGAGTGTTCAAAGTTTGGACAAATTAGGAAGCTCCTTCTGTTTGATAGACACCCAGGTGGTGTGGCCTCTGTGTCCTTCAGGGATCCAGAGGAAGCTGATTATTGTATTCAGACCCTTAATGGACGGTGGTTTGGTGGCCGTCAAATCACTGCCCAAGTGTGGGATGGAACTACAGATTACCAGGTGGAGGAGAccgaaagagaaagggaggaaaggttGAAAGGATGGGAGGCTTTCCTCAATGCTCCTGAGGCCAATAAAGGTCTTGGCTGTTCAAAATCCATCTGTGCTTCAGAAAGGGCAGGGCCTTCTAGAGGAAGACATTTTTCAGAGCACCCTAGCTCATCTAAAATGAAGGCTCAAGAAGCTGCAACTCAAATGGAATCTGAAGAACCTATAGATGAAAAGTTTGAAAAAACCAAGGATGGGGGAGAATTTGAAGAAGATGCTAAAGAAAGTGACCTCAAACGAGAGGCTGAAGAATGCTATCCTCAAAAAGAATCTGAAAGAAGGTATGAGGACGGCTGCCCCCAAAGAGATCGTAGAGACTGCCTTGAAAAAGAGTCTGGAGAAGGTAGTCCCAAAAAAGAGTTGGAAGAAGTTAGTCCTAAAAAAGAGGCTAAAGTGAATGGCCCTGGAAGAGAATCCAAAAAGCGACTGAAAAATGATTTTGAAGAGAATGGCTTTGAAAAGGAGTCTAAAGAAGATGGCCCCAAGAAGGAGTCTGAAGAAGAGAATGCCCCCCAAAAGGAGTTTGAAGAAAATGAGTTGGAAAGAGAACCTGAAGAAGACTGCTCTGAAAAGCTGTTTGAAGATGGCCCTGAAAAAGAATCAGAAGAAAATGGCCCCCAAAAAGAGTTTGATGAGAATGGCTCCGACAAGGAGTTTAATGAAAATGTGCTCGAAAAAGAGCTAGAAGAAAATGACTCTGAAAAATCAGAATTTGAAGATGACAACTCTGAAAAAGTGTTTGATGAGGAGGGCTCTGAGACAGACTTTTACGAAGAATCAGATGAAatggaaggagaaggagataCATATGAAAAAGTTTTTGATGAGGAGTCTGatgaaaaagaggaggaagaagatgcagatgaaaaggaggaaggagatgATGCAGATGAAAAGATGTTTGAATATTCAGATGAAAAGGAAGACGAAGTGGATGCAAAGGAGGATGAAGACGGTATAGATGAAAACATGTTCGAAGATGGTGATGCCAACGAGAAGTTGTTTGTAGAGGATTCCTGTGAGAAGTTGTTCGATGATTCTGATGAGAACGGGACGGTGGGTGGTTTGGGGCATGTTCAGGAAGAAGGGGCCCTGTCCACAGGTAGCAGCTTTATCCtcagtggtgatgatgatgatgatgatgatgatgacatttAA
- the LOC132229239 gene encoding 5-hydroxytryptamine receptor 3C-like isoform X1, with translation MEGGWSGRGGFLLCLTASLLLQGRTNTFTINCSGFDQHGVDPLAFRTVFKQKDFRPVINYSIPTQVNISFTLSAILEVDAQLQLLTSFLWLDLTWNNPFISWDPEECGHINKLTVTTENLWLPDIFIVESMDVDHTMEGLSAYVTSDGHIVHSKPMRVASICRLDIFYFPFDQQNCTFTFSSFLYTVENMLLGMEKEVWEIAATSRDIVSTQGQWELLDINKAKPNMSVGSSLFDQIMFYVAIRRRPRRYIINLLVPSSFLVVIDALSFFLPAESENRAPFKITLLLGYNVFLLMMNKLLPVSGTPLISVYFALCLSLMVVSLLETIFITYLLHLANTQPPSMPGWLHSLLLYCTSPKIFCPTAIWKENVGPELTPTHLPGKRKPRELVGKNLEPREAELNGDSGMTKTQLTDLWVQFSHMMDTFLFRLYLLFLASTIITVIVLWNS, from the exons ATGGAAGGGGGGTGGTCCGGTAGGGGGGGATTCCTCCTTTGCCTCACTGCCAGCCTTCTGCTTCAAG gaaGGACGAACACTTTCACCATCAACTGCTCAGGTTTTGATCAGCATGGGGTGGACCCTCTTGCCTTCCGAACTGTATTTAAACAGAAGGACTTCCGTCCAGTCATCAATTACAGCATCCCTACTCAGGTCAACATCTCCTTCACTCTGTCTGCCATCCTGGAAGTG GATGCACAACTTCAGCTGCTGACATCATTTCTGTGGTTAGATTTG ACCTGGAATAACCCATTCATCAGCTGGGACCCAGAAGAATGTGGTCACATCAATAAACTCACTGTGACAACTGAGAACCTGTGGCTCCCAGACATCTTCATTGTGGAATC CATGGATGTGGATCATACCATGGAAGGCCTCTCGGCGTATGTGACTAGTGATGGTCACATTGTACATAGCAAACCAATGCGGGTGGCCAGCATCtgtagactggacatcttctacTTCCCCTTTGACCAGCAGAACTGCACGTTCACCTTTAGCTCTTTCCTCTACACAG TGGAAAACATGTTGCTGGGCATGGAAAAGGAAGTCTGGGAGATAGCGGCTACCTCGCGTGACATTGTCAGCACACAAGGGCAGTGGGAGCTCCTGGACATCAACAAAGCCAAACCAAATATGTCTGTGGGCTCTAGTCTCTTTGACCAGATCATGTTCTAT gTGGCCATCAGGCGCAGACCCAGACGCTATATCATAAACCTTCTGGTGCCCAGTAGCTTTCTGGTGGTCATTGATGCCCTCAGCTTCTTCCTGCCAGCAGAAAGCGAGAATCGTGCCCCATTCAAGATAACCCTTCTGCTGGGCTACAACGTCTTCCTGCTCATGATGAATAAACTACTCCCTGTCAGCGGCACCCCCCTCATCA GTGTCTACTTTGCCCTGTGCCTGTCACTGATGGTGGTCAGCTTGCTGGAGACCATCTTTATCACCTACCTGCTGCACCTGGCCAACACCCAGCCCCCATCCATGCCTGGGTGGCTCCACTCTCTGCTCCTCTACTGCACCAGCCCCAAGATATTCTGCCCCACTGCAATCTGGAAGGAGAATGTGGGTCCAGAACTCACCCCAACCCACCTGCCTGGTAAGAGAA AGCCCAGGGAGTTGGTAGGGAAGAATCTGGAGCCCAGAGAAGCAGAGCTAAATGGGGACTCAGGAATGACAAAGACACAGCTAACTGACCTGTGGGTACAGTTCAGCCACATGATGGACACCTTCCTCTTTCGCCTCTACCTGCTCTTCTTGGCCTCCACAATCATCACAGTCATTGTCCTCTGGAATTCCTAG